In Luteimonas sp. MC1750, the following proteins share a genomic window:
- the nuoF gene encoding NADH-quinone oxidoreductase subunit NuoF — MAHHNTHVSEGYGPVGPAPKEHQAVYTTLHFDKPWSYENYLKTGGYQALRKVLAEKIPPADIIEMVKQSGLRGRGGAGFPTGLKWSFMPKGDVQKYILCNSDESEPGTCKDRDILRYNPHSVIEGMAIACYATGSSVAYNYMRGEFHHEPFEHIEEALAEAYANGWLGRDILGSGVDIDIHNALGAGAYICGEETALMESLEGKKGQPRYKPPFPANFGLFGKPTTINNTETYASVPAILRNGPEWFAQLGKPNNGGCKIFSVSGHVQKPGNYEIRLGTPFSELLEMAGGLRPGRTLKGVIPGGSSMPVLPGETMMGLTMDYDALQKAGSGLGSGAVIVMDDSTCMVRACQRISRFYWQESCGQCTPCREGTGWMHRMLTRIVEGKANMEDVEMLRASAGQIEGHTICAFGEAAAWPVQGFLRHFWHEFEYYIEHGRSIVDARAEAAA; from the coding sequence ATGGCGCATCACAATACCCACGTCTCCGAAGGCTACGGCCCCGTCGGCCCCGCGCCGAAGGAGCACCAGGCCGTCTACACCACGCTGCACTTCGACAAGCCGTGGTCGTACGAGAACTATCTCAAGACCGGCGGCTACCAGGCGCTGCGCAAGGTGCTGGCCGAGAAGATCCCCCCGGCCGACATCATCGAGATGGTCAAGCAGTCGGGTCTGCGCGGCCGCGGCGGCGCTGGCTTCCCGACCGGGCTGAAGTGGAGCTTCATGCCCAAGGGCGACGTGCAGAAGTACATCCTCTGCAACTCCGACGAGTCGGAGCCGGGCACCTGCAAGGACCGCGACATCCTGCGCTACAACCCGCATTCGGTGATCGAGGGCATGGCGATCGCCTGCTACGCCACCGGCTCCTCGGTCGCCTACAACTACATGCGCGGCGAGTTCCACCACGAGCCCTTCGAGCACATCGAGGAGGCGCTGGCCGAGGCCTATGCGAACGGCTGGCTGGGCCGTGACATCCTCGGCAGCGGCGTGGACATCGACATCCACAACGCGCTGGGTGCCGGCGCCTACATCTGCGGCGAAGAGACCGCGCTGATGGAGTCGCTGGAAGGCAAGAAGGGACAGCCGCGCTACAAGCCGCCGTTCCCGGCCAATTTCGGCCTGTTCGGCAAGCCGACCACGATCAACAACACCGAGACCTATGCCTCGGTGCCGGCGATCCTCCGCAACGGTCCGGAGTGGTTCGCGCAGCTGGGCAAGCCGAACAACGGCGGCTGCAAGATCTTCTCGGTCTCGGGCCACGTGCAGAAGCCGGGCAACTACGAGATCCGCCTCGGCACCCCGTTCTCCGAGCTGCTGGAAATGGCCGGCGGCCTGCGTCCCGGACGTACGCTGAAAGGCGTCATCCCGGGTGGCTCGTCGATGCCGGTGCTGCCGGGCGAGACGATGATGGGCCTGACGATGGACTACGACGCGCTGCAGAAGGCCGGCTCCGGCCTGGGCTCCGGCGCGGTGATCGTGATGGACGACAGCACCTGCATGGTGCGCGCCTGCCAGCGCATCTCGCGCTTCTACTGGCAGGAATCCTGCGGCCAGTGCACGCCGTGCCGCGAGGGCACCGGCTGGATGCACCGCATGCTCACCCGCATCGTCGAAGGCAAGGCGAACATGGAGGACGTCGAGATGCTGCGCGCGTCCGCCGGCCAGATCGAGGGCCACACCATCTGCGCCTTCGGCGAGGCCGCGGCCTGGCCGGTGCAGGGCTTCCTGCGCCACTTCTGGCACGAATTCGAGTACTACATCGAGCACGGGCGTTCGATCGTCGACGCACGCGCGGAGGCCGCGGCATGA